In Silene latifolia isolate original U9 population chromosome 6, ASM4854445v1, whole genome shotgun sequence, the genomic window actaagataatacaacttctctaaaattttccctacaaagtgctcaaacttatgtatggaaacaaattagattttcatttattaaactaatttttcatttaaaataatctatacataaaaactgtatcttctattattaacttcgtgacgaaaaaagaatttttttaaaataatttgatgtaattaaaatattttcataaaaaaacataattcatggaattattcaattcttttgattaattttaatattagttaatattttttataaaaaattatgagatataaatctaaaatctataactaatacactaaaaattcaaAGACCTATATTTACCGTGCATTTGCGTGGAATCTACACTTGTGAGTTTAATTAGAAATTTCTAATTAATATCTCTTGGGTCTTTAGTCTTGAATTTATCGATTTTACTCCAAGAGTTTCAACCGTAAAATAAAAAAGATAAGTTGAGGAGGCCACACGCCACTCCCCGTAATTATTCAACCTTCTCTTGGATCCTTCACTACGCACCGCTGGTCGTTCACCGTCTCGCCAACACCTTCATTTCATTGTAAGTTTTTTTCTGTTCACAATTATTCATGCATTATTAATCCCATCCTTATAATTCAATTTCTCAATTGTTAAAATTTctttgtttatttatttgtttgccATATTTTGATTTGATTGGTCGTGCTGTGAGTTTCTCATGTGCTTGTGAATGCCATAGTTTAGTATTCTCATCTATGTGCTTCGTGGCTGCGAATCTCATAGTTTTGGCTTCGTCCCGAATCGTAATCCATGTTAGTCAATTGAACCTCGCCATGTTTGCAGCCTATATATGATACTCCctctgtctcggtcatttgttgtcctattccattttgggaTGTCTCGGTTaattgttatcctttctattttaagaatgaacttgatgagcaatttgatcattcacactcaatttgttccacttgtcatttagtaattgaccctctcctctttccttggtctttgtgccaaaaccaaaggacaacaattgacctgGACGGTGGGAGTGAACCACTATTTTTGGTTTGTTTATATTCTTTGCCTTCTTCTAGTCATACGGAAATAGCCTCTTTGTGTTGTTGACATAGGGTTAAGGCGGACCACGTCCAACTCCTGTTACCCCGCCTTGGGTAGTTAGGTGGGCGCCTTAGAGGCACCTGGGTATGAGTATTGTTGATGTGGTTATtatattcatcatttctttcatTTCAGCGGCGATGTATTGATATTGAGAGGGAGAGCTAGAGAGAAACATGGCAACGACACGATCATTAATCTCTCGGATATCTTTAAACTTGGCTTCTAGAATTCGCCAGAACCATCGaattcttgcctcttcttcatcTTACTATTCTTCTTCAGCTCTTCCGGAAGATTCTTCTGATGCCATTCACCTGACTGATAATTGTGTTCGGGTAATTCTCCCTTTTGCCCTTGCTTTCTGCTTTTTAATTCCCGTCTTAGGTGAATAACCGTGTTTAATCATTAGTCCAAAAGACGGCTTTCTGTAAGGCAGAGCCAGTTTTTGTGGCATCTTTTTTTCATCTGATTACTATGTTTCTTTACACCACCGGGAATATATTCATGGTTTGGTAGAGTAATCAAGTTTCCACTAATTTCTTGTGGAATggatataaaataataaaacgtTTCCAACTGAACCTGCATTTCTCATAGATAAGTGTGGATTGATTTGTAGATAGGTATCGTCTTTGCACTTGCTTCTTTGGGCCTTACTACCCAATTTTTTGGAGGGTTGACAGCCAAACCACATGACAAATTTTTCATTTCCGTTAAACCATCTGACAAATTTAAGTAAGATAGTAGTTTTTATTGCTGATATGTGGGATCCTTGGCTCATGTCACAAATACAGGTAGTGTGAGACTTGTAGTGTCATAAGCATAAGGGGGTATAATGTGTGTAGCCCAGGAATTTTTGTGGATCCACGGTGAAAACCACACTGAGAATCGACTGAGAATCGAATGAGCGTTtcttcattaaaagaaaaatgggATATTAATTCCTTGGCCTCTTACTTAGGTCTGATTGAATGACCAATCATGAAGGTATCCACTGACCTATCATGTAGGCTTATGTAGCCTTGGACTTTGGTCGGATTAAATGATTTGATTAGGTACTTATGTTGTTCATGGATTTTAGAGTAGCCACTACTATACTTTAGGCTATGCGTGGTCGAAATGTGCAACTTTCTATGCACTTTTGCGAATAGCTATTGACTGACTACTGAGGGGATGTGTCTCAGAGGATGAAAGAGTTGCAAGATAATGAGAAGGCTGATAAGATGCTTCGTTTGAGTGTAGAAGCAGGTGGATGCTCCGGATTCCAGTATGCTTTTGCTCTGGATGATATAACTAACGATGATGACAGGTAATATTTCTTGATAATCTTAGTAGTCAACTTTGTTGGACCTTTCTAGTATGCTGAATTGCTACTGTGTCTATAAATTCGTGACATGTATTGTTCTTCTGTAGGATTTTTGAAAAGGACGGAGTGAAGTTAGTGGTTGATAATATATCTTTTGACTTTGTGAAAGGCGCCAGTATTGATTTTGTCGAGGAGCTTATTCGTTCTGCTTTTCAGGTTAGTCCCAGCTCGTCCTCTTTTGCTTAAGGCTTATTTACTTCATTTAATATGGAATCGTAATTCATCTTATAATCATTGCAAAATTTGTCGCCTTTTTCATGATCTCCATAGATTAGACATAGTATTCTCTATGTCGTTTCCCTAAACACATCCTGGTGAAGTGTGTTGCCTTTCTATATTGTGACACAGTTGGGACAGTTGTGATTGGTTTTATTGAATATAGGACACTCTATTGTCTGCTTATTTTCTATTCTTTGATCATTAATATATTTTGCTTATTTAAAAAAAAGTATCTTCGATATTAGTAGCCTAATACGAAGAATTTCTGCGGTACTAATGGGATATTTGGAATCTCATTCCTGACTCTTCCCCCAAGTTTCTAACGCTATTATCTCCTATATTATACGGAGTAAAATTCATTATAAGATCAAACCAAACAAATACAATCTCCTATGCATTCTAAATCCATATTTGGAGTGCATTTCATTCTAACTAATAGAGCCAAACGACCCTAAGACTCTTGCCTGTAAAGGTTAAGGAAGCAGATTCATGCTGCATAGTATCAAAGCGAGTGAAACAAAGACAGAAACCGTTGTGGAAAAACGAAGACAAGAATCAAGAATGTTTCTTTGTAATGACCAAGTCAAATGTTTTTGGTTTAGGAGAGTGACACATCTAGTAATCTTTTCGAAGATATTGAAACATATTGTATTCAGTGGAACAAGTTTAGGGTAATGGCTCAAACTTATAAAAACGACCTGTCAAAATCcccctatatactaagagaataagaAAGTTGAAatgttttccctccaaaatgTCAACTCCTAAATAAGGCAACAAATGagattatttttttaattaaactttAATCCTTTCATTAACATATAATCTGTCCATGAaactatactttttttttttttttgagaaaatgaaactataattttttttaatcaaactctaaactataatcttttaataattttttttggtaTAAACAGATAAGTTACAAATTGTTAAATCTTTCATTTGGTGCTATTATAGGAGAATGATTTAATGGATATTACTCCGTataaaacaaaattataaatTGATGTTATAACTAGCTTAATTAAAAATCATTTCCTGATATTATTCAATTTTCCTTATTATTTTTgcagattgtttttttttttttccctcaAAACAAAGTACATTGAGGTGTTTGAAAATTAATGAGAGTCAATTTAATGTATAAGCAATTCGCTAAAAAGCTAAAATCTATATATATACCGCGCATACATTgagcgggatctaaactagtagtTCAGATAAAACACTACAAATCTCTGCTAGTCAGTTTCCAAATGAAATTGGCTTCCGAAAAAGTTGCATAGCAAGTTGTCATGCTAATCATATACACTAGATGAATCCATCCTATCAGTCAAAATCAGTTCACGTAATCCTACATATCTGTTTAAAAATAAACCTCTCCTATCTCCCAGTTGTGAGAGACTGAGCTTATATGGAGAAGGAGATCTCAGGCGTTGCTTTTGGTTGGTTATTGACACATTGACTTAAGAGCTTCATGCTTGACAATAATAAACATACCAGAAGAAACATAGTAGTGAAAGATCTATCTCATACCTAAACGTCCCTTCCCGACTGGACTCTTGATCCATTTTCCCGACAAGGGGAAGAAAGCCCGTGAAACCAGGTCACAAAATTCCAAGGGCACACATGCAAGTAAAGGCTCAGACTGTCTCAAGTCTCAACTATTATGATGGACGCTATACTTTCTTGGAATATAGGTGGAAAATGGAAATATAAAGGTTTAGGTTTTAATGGAAAATTCTCAACCATTTCCCTTCTAAGATGCATTATTTACTTCTAAGCGCCTTAAACCCAAATTGTGTAGTACTCGGGTTTAAATTCTTGATCCAAGCTTACTAGGCAATCCTTTTTCATCCTCCTACACTAAATTAAAGTTGGTAGGAGGCTGGCGAGGCTTTACTATCAACATAAAATTTTCAACGCAACCTCTGCTCCGCGAAGGTAATATTTAGATTAAAATTTAAACAATGGCTATCTGTTATTCGTTTTCTACTGACTTGAAATAGCTATCATAGTATCATCCTGATTCATGAGATGCATAACTGACTCATTGACTTTGGATTATAGTTACGAATCTTGTTTGTAGATATTCATTTCTTTTAGTTAATCTTTTGTCGTAACTAGTATTTACTTACCCTTTCCTGGTCTCTTCGTTTTGATTGAAAGGATCTGAACTGAAGAGATTGTGTCCTGTTCTTCTCTAAAATAATATTGTTCAAAGACACAAAGGTGCAAATTTATGTTATACTCGGCACTTTATTTTGGTTTGTCTTTGATGACACATAAATTAATGTGGAAAATATTCGCGTTGAAAATTTATTGAAAAAGTTTTGATGTAATTCGATTTCAAAGAATTGTAATATGTTGTTGCAGCTATTGAGTCTGAATAGCTGCACTACTGGctttattttcttttgtttattgtcaGCCATTTTATGGGTACATACGTGTCTTCTCTGTAGGTGACTGAAAATCCCAGTGCAGTGGGTGGTTGCAGCTGTAAAAGCTCTTTTATGGTGAAGTAGCCGTTTTAACTTATGGGATCACATCATCAGATTACTTCCCCATGTGCATGGGGGATGCACTATTCTTTCTCGCTCAAGTTTCCCAGGTTCGAGGATTTTTCATACTATCGCCTATCGATAAATATTTTTTGTTTATAGCTCTATTCTTCTATTGGGGTTTTCCGAATGTTTTGCCTCTCTAGGTTCCTCTTTATAAAGGAAACATACAACAATCTCTGGTATTGATTTTTGTAATGCTTGTAACATTATACGTGTTGTTTCGTCAAGTACATGAACCTTGTCACTTGGAATACTCTACATAGTGAAAATTGAAACCAAAAGTTTTCTGCACTGTTTGCATAATAGATTTATGGAAATATAGCAGAAAGCTAGAAATGCCCTACTTCGGTAGGTTTCAACTTTCAATAAAACTTCAATCTTAAATTATTTAAATACAATCCCTAGTTCCTAactttccttgttttccagaAATTGGTCCCTCTTTTCCAAACCAACAATTACAAGCCTTGAATACACAGTTAAGAAAATTGAACTCTAAAAATATGTCTACATTCCTCAGTAATCCCCTACCTCTCCGCCCAACCAAGCGTACTTTTATATCTCATCTGTTAGGATCAAATCGTGAGTGGAACTCGGAATATAGGATACAATCTTAAACGCAAGCAAGGATCCTATGAGAAGATGGATGGTCTATGTTTCATAAACAGTTCACATTTATATGTGTCATTTAAGATTATAAGGTCCAACTTAATCTACAAAAAGATAATGTGATTGTGTCCTCTTTATTTTCATCTTTCAGATTCGCTTTGTGGGTATTTGGGCCCTTGATTACACCTAATTGTTGATTGTACTTTGTAGGCCATTGAATGAAAAAGGACCAATCAATTTTTCGTAAGAGGGAAATGAGAGGATCCATTTTTGCTATCAAAACAAAGGAAATCAGCCACTTCCTTTCCCTCCCTTTTCTTTCAAATCCTTTCATCCAAACATAGCGTTGGGGGAGAATGGTGGGTAGATGGGTAGAGGGATAGTGGTTTTTGGTTAAAATTTAGGTTGCAGTTACTTCATCAACTTTTTCTGGGTTGGGTGTCTTTAATAAGAACTTGCTAACTCTTCAATTGAAATTGCCTACTCCCTAAGTTCGAAATTCCATAGCTTCTCGAACATTGAATTTATCcccaattttgaaaattttccaaATTCAAGTGTTGGCGAAAGGGTAAATATTAGACAAATAAGTTCTAATGTTCTCATTAATGGTTTTTTATAAGAAATTTTCCATAAATGTTAACATAAGAGAAAGGATTTTACATCAGATGTACTACCTCACACTTaatgagtttttgtgtatttttttttttttgagttctaTAGAGTAtaaaaattacattttagttATATGACGTCAACAATCAAAtttttctgagcttatatgtactttttttgagttataatgtaactttttgagattaatgtttaagtaaataaactcaaactttataataaaactcaattttttaaattaaaattcaaaaactttatcttaatgctaaaaaactataccatctgatgtagtaatgtataatccacttactggttAACATAATGATAGCCTTATTATGTGAAAAAGCACTAAAATTGACACTTATAATCTTATATACACATTTATAATTCTAACATTGAATGTCTAAAATTGACAAAAATCACTAAGAAAAACATATGGAAGCCTCCTATGAAACTACCAAGAGACCTTCAATCACAAGAATAATTTAAATTATGAATTCCAAATATGAGAGCAACTAAACATTagtaaatttacattaaaatgcTCAAGTTGTGATTCCCTACTGGTTGGGAAGCCTAGCTTTCTTAAATGAATTGCAGCAAATCTGAAGTGTCCACTTTTGTACAATTCTTGGCTGTAAACAATCGGGCTTTTTAATATATTTCCATAACCCAACCTTTCTTATCTTCGATTAGACCATTTTGAATTCCCATATATGTTGACAGTAATCTTTTAGACACTGAATTATCACCAGTCTGGTATTCCACCCTGCATTTTTTTTGAATTGTTAATCTTTCAATTTGGTGCGATTTTGAACAGAAAGTCACAGTAGAAATGCAAGATGAAGTGCAAGATCTTCTATACCCTCTAGGCTCTAGCTAGTTTCTCTTAAGTAGTAAAATTTACACTCCCTTTTATGCGAGGAACATAGGATAATGTGCGTCGTCTCACAAAGGGGAGCAAAAAAATCAGTCATCACAAAAATTAACACTCGAAAACTGTTAGCACTTATCTGCAATTAAGGTTGGACAATATCTACCTGTTTATGAAATTATAGACCTTTAGAACTAAAGGAAAGTGGAAAGAGGGATACCTTTCACCCTTGTATGTTACACTGCCCACGGGGGCAACCACGACAGCAGTTCCTGTGCCGAAAACTTCATCACCTCTTAGTAGTTCGTTTATCGTGATGGGCCGCTCCTCAACCTGCATAGATATTATATCAGGATAAGCTCCAACCCATGTTAAATTGCAGTCTTTACTTGTTGAACCATGTCTGTGTCCTCACAATTTCTTAAGGACATGGGTACGAAAACAGTACCCAAATTTTGTCAAGCCCACAAATTTCTAGGAGAGCCAAAAAGGGAGGCTCGTGGGAGAAAAAATAGACGAGTAGACTTCATATGAGCAAAGACTTTGTATGAATCATTTTGTATAATATTTATTGATTTTGAGCTTTATTTCTTATAGAACTCTATTCACTTTCAAATGAATCTAAATGTTAATATTCAGAAAAATGTTAAAATGTTTTGAAGATGTGCTTTGGCACTTGTATCTGCGTCTTCATTTTAGTACGTGAGTCCTCATGTTTATTGAAAGTCGAGTCTTGTCGATTTCAACAATTAGGAATGTACTAGAGTGTGACACCCTTATCTGATGGGTGAAATAGACAGCAACAGATTTTACAGAACACCTTTGAAGAGATTTCTATCAAAGAAATATTTTCATTCAAAGGAATTAGTTCTTCATACGAAAATATGACTCACTTGGTAACCAAGATCAGAGGCTATTTCGATGATGCTTTTCCTAGTGATGCCCGGAAGAATGGTTCCTGTTGCTGGAGGTGTTGAGATGGTGTTTCCCTGAAAGTGTAAGCAAATCCAAATAAACATCATCTGTCTTTTGATAAGATGAAGGCTTTAATGGTATGCCCTGGTTATTTCAAAATTATTACCTTAACTAAGAATACATTGCCAGCCGAGACCTCCTCGATATACTTCCCGTGCACAGAATCGAGGTATAGAACGTCGGAGAATCCCCTACTCTTGGCTCTGATTAATGGTTTCAAAGCCTGAAATTATGTAACATTAGGTTATATCAGTAGTTAACTGAAGCAGAGACTATCTTATGTGCACTTTAGTTAGACTTCTATTCAATCTCAGTTTCAGGAACTTGTATAAAACTGAGCTTACCGGGCCATAATTGCTTATGGTTTTTATACCACCAGTTCCTCCTGGAGAAGCACGATCATATTCAGCCTCAACGTACAAGTTGAGGGCGGTGGTTCCTTCCTGAGTTGAGAAAACAGCCAATACTCAGTTGTACTTCTTGAAACGGATAACCAGAAGAAAAGAGGATATTATGAAAGATTTAAGAAACCGACCTGGAAATAGT contains:
- the LOC141586596 gene encoding iron-sulfur assembly protein IscA-like 2, mitochondrial; amino-acid sequence: MATTRSLISRISLNLASRIRQNHRILASSSSYYSSSALPEDSSDAIHLTDNCVRRMKELQDNEKADKMLRLSVEAGGCSGFQYAFALDDITNDDDRIFEKDGVKLVVDNISFDFVKGASIDFVEELIRSAFQVTENPSAVGGCSCKSSFMVK